CCTCGTCGTTGAGCCAAACCTCAAAAATGCCGCTCCCGCCCGGCACCAGCGCCACCTCTCCCAACTCAGCGGCAAACGTCGTCAGCAGCTCCTGGGCTGTCCAGCCGGCGCGCAGCAGCCAGCGACACTGGCTGCAATACACAATCTCAATACGCGGCAGATGCGTCATAGT
This genomic window from Desulfurellaceae bacterium contains:
- a CDS encoding SelT/SelW/SelH family protein, whose protein sequence is MTHLPRIEIVYCSQCRWLLRAGWTAQELLTTFAAELGEVALVPGGSGIFEVWLNDEVIWSRKEQGRFPELKELKQRVRDRIAPEKDLGHSDRLSGS